A single region of the Malus sylvestris chromosome 8, drMalSylv7.2, whole genome shotgun sequence genome encodes:
- the LOC126632991 gene encoding vestitone reductase-like isoform X1, with protein sequence MATRAPYHPLCCSHIRLENSPHVRGRVENKSHIDERRDIACAYKWLGYSPYCQLVLWWNRNFLQTGPTCTREIIQIGENKRDLSFLTSLPGATERLKIFTADLSNPDSFYAAVEGCTGVFHVATPVDFQDNEPEQVVTKRSIDGAIGILKACLNAKTVKRVVYTSSASAVMFGSGKDVEEVDESFWSDIDYIRSVKPYGGSYVISKRLTEKAVLEFSEKYGLDVVTVIPSFIAGPFICPKLPSSVQSTLAMVFGKLEDFRFLINIPLVHVDDVASAHIFLLEHHDAKGRYNCSSHVITLVQMAEFLSAKYPEFQIPSVSYLSEVKGDKTPGLSSKKLLDSGFRFKYGVDEILSDAIQCCKENNYL encoded by the exons atGGCCACACGCGCTCCATATCATCCGTTGTGTTGTTCACatattaggcttgaaaattcgccacacgtgagggggcgtgttgaaaataaatcccacattgatgagaggagagacattgcatgtgcttataagtggttgggctactctccatattgccaattggttttgtgGTGGAATCGTAACTTTCTTCAGACGGGCCCTACATGTACTAGAGAGATTATACAAATAGGTG AGAACAAGCGAGATCTAAGCTTTCTCACAAGTCTACCAGGAGCAACCGAAAGGCTCAAAATTTTCACCGCGGATCTCAGCAACCCGGACAGCTTCTATGCAGCCGTTGAAGGGTGCACGGGAGTGTTCCATGTTGCCACTCCAGTCGATTTCCAAGACAACGAACCTGAACAAGTAGTGACCAAAAGGTCAATTGATGGAGCCATTGGCATTCTAAAGGCATGCTTAAACGCAAAAACAGTGAAACGAGTTGTGTACACTTCTAGTGCATCCGCTGTCATGTTTGGCAGCGGCAAGGATGTGGAGGAAGTGGATGAAAGTTTTTGGAGCGATATAGATTACATTAGATCTGTAAAGCCATATGGAGGGTCATACGTGATTTCAAAGAGATTAACTGAGAAGGCAGTTCTTGAATTTTCAGAGAAATATGGGTTGGATGTTGTGACAGTAATACCTTCTTTTATTGCTGGCCCCTTCATTTGTCCTAAGCTTCCCAGCTCCGTTCAGAGCACACTGGCTATGGTCTTTGGTAAACTTGAGGATTTTAGATTTCTTATCAACATACCATTGGTGCATGTCGATGATGTTGCCAGCGCGCACATTTTCCTTTTAGAACATCATGATGCAAAAGGGAGGTACAATTGCTCATCACATGTCATAACCCTTGTACAAATGGCTGAGTTTCTTTCTGCCAAATACCCGGAATTTCAAATACCCTCAGTAAG CTATTTAAGTGAGGTTAAAGGTGATAAAACGCCTGGTCTGTCGTCAAAGAAGCTCTTGGATTCTGGTTTCAGATTCAAGTATGGGGTTGATGAGATCCTCAGCGATGCAATTCAGTGttgcaaagaaaataattatttatag
- the LOC126632991 gene encoding vestitone reductase-like isoform X2: MEGERLGRVVCVTGGSGYVGSWLVMRLLDQGYFVNTTVRSDPTENKRDLSFLTSLPGATERLKIFTADLSNPDSFYAAVEGCTGVFHVATPVDFQDNEPEQVVTKRSIDGAIGILKACLNAKTVKRVVYTSSASAVMFGSGKDVEEVDESFWSDIDYIRSVKPYGGSYVISKRLTEKAVLEFSEKYGLDVVTVIPSFIAGPFICPKLPSSVQSTLAMVFGKLEDFRFLINIPLVHVDDVASAHIFLLEHHDAKGRYNCSSHVITLVQMAEFLSAKYPEFQIPSVSYLSEVKGDKTPGLSSKKLLDSGFRFKYGVDEILSDAIQCCKENNYL; the protein is encoded by the exons atggaaggAGAGAGATTAGGAAGAGTAGTATGTGTAACAGGTGGTTCTGGGTACGTAGGGTCTTGGCTGGTTATGAGGCTTCTTGATCAAGGCTACTTTGTGAATACCACTGTTAGATCAGACCCTACCG AGAACAAGCGAGATCTAAGCTTTCTCACAAGTCTACCAGGAGCAACCGAAAGGCTCAAAATTTTCACCGCGGATCTCAGCAACCCGGACAGCTTCTATGCAGCCGTTGAAGGGTGCACGGGAGTGTTCCATGTTGCCACTCCAGTCGATTTCCAAGACAACGAACCTGAACAAGTAGTGACCAAAAGGTCAATTGATGGAGCCATTGGCATTCTAAAGGCATGCTTAAACGCAAAAACAGTGAAACGAGTTGTGTACACTTCTAGTGCATCCGCTGTCATGTTTGGCAGCGGCAAGGATGTGGAGGAAGTGGATGAAAGTTTTTGGAGCGATATAGATTACATTAGATCTGTAAAGCCATATGGAGGGTCATACGTGATTTCAAAGAGATTAACTGAGAAGGCAGTTCTTGAATTTTCAGAGAAATATGGGTTGGATGTTGTGACAGTAATACCTTCTTTTATTGCTGGCCCCTTCATTTGTCCTAAGCTTCCCAGCTCCGTTCAGAGCACACTGGCTATGGTCTTTGGTAAACTTGAGGATTTTAGATTTCTTATCAACATACCATTGGTGCATGTCGATGATGTTGCCAGCGCGCACATTTTCCTTTTAGAACATCATGATGCAAAAGGGAGGTACAATTGCTCATCACATGTCATAACCCTTGTACAAATGGCTGAGTTTCTTTCTGCCAAATACCCGGAATTTCAAATACCCTCAGTAAG CTATTTAAGTGAGGTTAAAGGTGATAAAACGCCTGGTCTGTCGTCAAAGAAGCTCTTGGATTCTGGTTTCAGATTCAAGTATGGGGTTGATGAGATCCTCAGCGATGCAATTCAGTGttgcaaagaaaataattatttatag
- the LOC126633005 gene encoding signal recognition particle 14 kDa protein-like, producing MVLLQPDPFLNELTSMFEKSTEKGSVWVTFKRSSMKSKVQRNKMKTAGEEIDYRCLIRATLGNKTISTSVGPKEHQRFQSSYATILRAHMTALKKRERKEKKKAAESDKKGGAKKPKRV from the exons GTTCTTTTACAGCCTGATCCATTTCTTAACGAACTCACTAGCATGTTTGAGAAAAGCACCGAGAAGGGTTCCGTCTGGGTTACCTTCAAACGAT CATCCATGAAGTCTAAGGTGCAGAGGAATAAAATGAAAACTGCCGGTGAAGAAATTGATTACCGATGCCTTATCCGTGCAACACTTGGGAATAAGACAATTTCTACTTCG GTTGGGCCAAAGGAACACCAGCGCTTTCAATCCTCTTATGCAACCATCCTAAGGGCTCACATGACGGCTTTAAAGAAGCGGGAgaggaaggaaaagaagaaggcTGCAGAATCAGATAAGAAAGGAGGTGCAAAGAAGCCGAAGAGAGTGTGA